The nucleotide window atattgttcgCTAATCGAATGAGTTaaattcaatctcaaactaaCCATTCCAATATTTAGTCGAGTTTGAGTTActtttgtttgaacttgattcaaataGATTCCACTCCTAGTTTAAATCAACCTTTTAAGGTAAgattaaagttattttattttatataatatgataccaTAGGTAATGTTGGCCTTTGATGTTGATTGAAAcattataagttaaaattttttgcatAAGATTATCCgtctaaattaataattttatattgtgaaCATGTATGAAGAGTGATATTGAcatttgatattaatttgaaaCGGTATAGGTCAACCTTGAAAGCAAACTTAACTAATTTTATAGTAGGAGCTATTACTCCAATTGATATCAACTCAAATGTCAATGTTATTAGGGATAGATTCGAgataagttaagtttgaatagAAATTAACTTGAACTTAACCCGAATAAaaatgtttagtttgagtttaaattcaaatttaaggtcATTGGAATTGACGATGACACCatcaaaaaactttaagaaaacattgaaaaaagAACGACTATTAAAGATGAAGGGAAACAATCAGAGAGAAGGAAAAatcgttaaaaaaaaagaaaagttattataaaagatgaatttgtTAACAACTTTCTGACGATTTGTTGAATTCAAGCCAACTtaacttgaactcaaactagAGTTATCTCATCTCGAATTTAACTTGTTCAAACTGAACATTAAATCAAAGCCGAATCAGTTTGGCTTGAACTCATGGCTTgtaaaagaaaatcattttcaatcttGGTCAAAGGGCTTGATCACGAACAGTCATTCAAGCACaagttttttttctaatgtaGGAACAAAGAAACTTCAAACTTTCTAACTTGTAGATTGCATCAATGTGGAAGAATTTGTTGCATGCAGAGGATGGTCATTATATATTGTTCCAGAGTTCAAGTTTCCCTATAAGAATTCCAGATTATCCCTGCATATCAGAAGCTTGATCATCACATGGTTGATTGAAATGATGGAGGGGCTTTTCTCCGCCAAGTGGCTTCATATAACAACTCGGGCAAATCAGACTAACACATTCCttggaaatgataaaaaaggTTGGTCCAATATCCTACAAGCTCCTAAATTGTCAAGATTCCTTCTCGTTTGCAAAAGCTAAAAGGAAAATCCACGGATTGGATGTCTAAAGTGGACAACATATTGACGGACTGGTTGACCACTCTCTCCAAACTTTGAACAGATTCGTAAATGGTATGTTGGTTGGAAGGGACCTCTCCTCAAGGAACTTCttgcaaatgaaaatatgaGGACAATAATGGTCAGGAGAAATTGAATTCTATTTTGTCCAAGTTTTTCTAGTTCTTTCTTTTCTGCTATGTAAATACTTTTTGGTCACACTTTTCGTACTGATGTTTCTGGGCGATTGAAATTGCTTCAACTTTCTAATAAAATCATTTGTCATTGTGCATTAACCCAGGAATCGCAGCAACATTCACACAAGCTATAGAATAGAAGGCAGAAGCTGAAAGCAAATGCCTATAAATACAATAGTCTATTTCTTACCGGATAACTTCTGTCACCGTGTTAGGCACCCCAGCAAATAACAGGCAAACAGATTGTTAGATGAACAGATTAGTAGcaggaaatggtgaaattagatAATGAATTTGTATTGATTCAACCTGCTTTACAATGGATGAGAATTCCCTATTCGTTGACAGACAAAATAGTATACAAAAATGAACAATCCACAATTTCCTCTCTCAGGTCTGGCTTACGAGAGGCCAAAAATCTCTCTATTTAATTTTCGAGAGGCTAAAACTTTCCCACCACTGtgttttctctcaatttttgcGTACTCTTTCCTTCCTCAGTCCCTCTCTTAGTCTTCCCCTTTTCATTTTTGCGCTTGCCCATTATATTCACGCCCTTGTGTGCTTCTAAACTACCTATACTTATATCATATCAGCTCTTGTGTGCCATCTGTGCTCCCCATTCCCTTCTTCTGGTGATCACCTAAATATGCTTCTGCGATATAACATTTGTTTTAAACCCAGTTTTAGAATAGTTGTGGCTTTGTAAATTCCTACAAACATGATCTAACTGCATAGCTATTAGCTAGCTAGTTTCTGAAACATTCCACCTGTAAACCCTATGGTTTTGCCTGGGAATCAGGCTAACAGCAAATCGATGAGTACATAAATTCTTTTGTCTCTCAATAAAAGTAATAACATAGTGAGGATCCCAAAGATATTCTTTAACACCATTATATTAATGTTTCTACTTCCTTGAGTAATGCTTACATAAGTGGACATGGAGTTGGCCAGCCTGAACTAATTGAGTAGAGCTCTTGAAAGCTACTTGCGATAACACCAAGTGAGCTTTGCTTCGTCCGtttatcaaataagataaaaacaCTCAACTTCCCACcttagaatttttaaaagtttattctCATATACGGTATAAACTATGCTGTTTTTTGAGCTATAAATGTTGCACCCTCAACATTCTGCACACATTCTATTGCTTTCTCTCCAAAACTTGTGCCTTCTAGTTCacaaattgttgaaaaaagTCTCCAAAAAATGGTGAGTATCATCTTTTTTCATCCCTTTTGGTATTCTCTTTAGCCATCTCTTTGATAAGTTACATGTTTCGGGTTCATGCAGGAGACTAACAATGGAGAAGATACATTGATCACCAAGGGAAAGGGTGGATTCAGAGCCTGCATGTTTATTTTTGGTGAGGCAATTATGCATGGTTATACAACTTACATAGCTTTGAATCCAGTTATAACTTaacattaagattaaatttttccATTTGTTTCGAATTGTGTAGCCTTGACATCATTGGAGAACATGGGATTTGTAGCCAACATGATCACCATGGGATACTACTTCTTTTCTGTGATGAACTTCAATTCGGCAGGCTCTGCCAACACTCTCACAAACTTTATGGGCTCAACTTTCTTGCTCAGTCTAGTTGGTGGCTTCATTTCTGACACCTTGTTAACCAGATTCACCACTGCTCTGATTTTTGGAACGATCGAAATTCTGGTGAGGAAGCATAAATTCCCTACTAAATATACAGTATCAGAAACCTTAAAAATAGAGATTTAACATTGGACTTTGAATTTTTATAGGCCTTGGTGTTAGTAACAATTCAAGCTGCCACAAACAGTTTGCATGCAGATGCTTGTGGCAAGACAAGTTGTGTGAAAGGTGGTGCAGCAGTGATGCTATATGTCTCTCTGTGCTTGTTAGCATTAGGTGCAGGTGGGTCTAAGGCAGCTGTACCTCCACTTGGGGCTGATCAATTCAATCCAAATGATCCAATAGAAGCAAAATCACTTCCCACCTATTTCAATTGGCTAATGCTAAGTACCACAATTGGAGCTGCCTTTGGAGTCACTTTCATTGTGTATGTTAGCACAAAAGTAGCATGGTACAAGGGCTTTCTCATAGCAGCTGTTGCTACTTTTGTTGCCTTCATTATTTTCATCAGCGGGAAGCCTTTCTATCACCTGCAACCACCCGGAGACAGCCCCATTATAACAGTTGTTCAGGTCCatctccacctccacctccaaAATTGCGTATAAATGTATATTCATTTAGCTTCTAAGTATATTTGAATATGTGACAGGTTATAGTTGTGGCATTTAAAAACCGGAAGCAATCACTGCCAGAGAATCCTGAGGAATTGTATGAgatcaatgagaaagaaagAGCTGCAATGGAAGAAAGACTCCTGCACACCAACCAGTTTAGGTACTGTTTCATTCTTATATATGTATAGCAagttggtttttatttttttgtaacatTGTGGATCAAGATACTGTCCCACACGTAGTCTATCATGATTTTAGGTTGAGTTGTTCCAAGGTTTTGCAATCCAAAATACCCCCTCATGATagtttaaaacctaaaaattatttaaccgtATCTAGCATCTCTCCTATATTATATCTATGTTATATAGTGCATATAACCTAAAAGCATCTTAACAGTTTAGAAGTTCAATAACCATCTAAtcagcttttattttattatcttcaaacatatttattattttcatacaaCATGAGATGCTCATATGAAAATCCAGTTTGCCCAATTTGTTACAATGTGACTAATTAGAATCCTAAACTAGGCCTGGAAGTCCAATAATTGCACCTTATAGAACCTGGAGCTTGCCATGATTAGCTGCGCCTTGATCCAGGAGACACGCCTCATTGAACCTGGAGCTGGCCTCTCTCAAATAATGTGTTCCTGTACTGAACATTACTTAATCAATTCTTCGAAACCTTTTAAGTAAACAACTAAGTTATAACAGTTGGGCTAATACATTAGTTTAATTCTTAACTAAGTTGaccattgataaaatttaagaCTATTGACCTTAATTTATGAGATTGGTGACCACTTggtttataaaacatttaattgaTGCACACTAGATCCTGCTATCTGGTCATTAGGCAGGGTCTCGCTCCTCAATGAGCAGGCATGGTACATGGGGCAATGCCCTTGAGCTTGTTAGCAGTGTTTAACTACCTGTTTCATATCATAGAACAGAAAGGTTGTCACCCACTGCTAGTCAGCTACCTGCGGGTTGAGTTTATctcatgaaaattttatgaattttttaagaaaCAAGAATCCTACTAAGGTTTGATTtaagaatgataattttagtaaaaataaacatattgtTCTCTTGTATGAGTGTGatagtaattttatatcaaatttatatattgtaatgataaagataagaaaatattgaagGTGAACCAAGAAAATTACTTTATTGATCTTATATACAATCTCTGTTTCGTtatcaatattaatatgttCATTGAATTTGCAGATGGCTAGACAAGGCTGCAATTGTGAGCAAAGACTTGAAGGCAGCACCATGGACAGTCTGCACTGTGACTCAAGTCGAAGAAGTGAAAGTTCTCATAAGAATGTTACCAATTTTAGCTAGTACAATCATAATGAACACTTGTTTAGCACAACTTCAGACCTTTTCGGTCCAACAAGGCTATTTAATGGACGGCCATATGGGCAAATTTATAGTTCCTCCTCCTTCAATCCCAGTGATTCCAATACTATTCATGTCATTTCTTCTCCCTATATACGAATACGCTTTGGTCCCCTTTGCGCGCAAGATAACCAAGCATCCCTCAGGCATTACGCAGCTGCAACGTGTTGGCGTGGGGCTAGTTCTTTCCGCCATATCAATGGCGGTAGCAGGGGTTATCGAAGTTAAAAGAAGGAACCAGTTCTTCAAAAACCCTTTTAAACCTATCAGCCTGTTTTGGTTATCATTTCAGTATGGGATTTTTGGGATTGCAGACATGTTTACTCTTGTGGGATTGCTGGAATTCTTTTACAAAGAAGCTCCAGCAGGAATGAGATCACTGTCCACAGCATTTACTTGGCTTTCACTCTCATTTGGCTACTTCTTGAGCAGTGCATTTGTTAGTATTATAAATGCAGTGACAAAAAAAGTGACTCCAAGCAAACAAGGATGGCTGCATGGACTGAACATTAACGAGAATAAGCTGGATTTGTTTTACTGGTTCTTGGCCATTCTCAGTGTGCTAAATTTTGCACTTTATGTGGTGGCAGCCTCATGGTACAGGTACAAACCTGAAGATCATTCTGAGCATGCTCATGAGTCTATATTAACAGGACCTCCAGAAGAGTTGATTCTTActaaacaagaagaaaagaaggatgaGGATGGTGGAGAAAAGGCAAAGGGAGATCATGAGGAAGCTGCAACAACAgaaaatgataaaggagaaAAGGCAAAGGGGGAACATGAAGAAGCTGCAACAacagaaaatgataaaagagaaaaggcAAAGGGCGATCATGAAGAAGCTGCAACAACAgaaaatgataaaggagaaAAGGCAaagggagatcatgaagaagctGCAACAACAGAAAACGATGAAGGAGAAAAGGAAAACGCAGATCATGAAGAAGCTGCAACAACAggaaatgataaagaaaaagccaataattgatgaaaattaGAAGCAATTAATTCAatgcattttctttgtttaagttGGTGAGACTCGCTATGTGTGTTGTAAAGGTTCAGTTACACATgtgacaaatattttattattgaaaaacattatatatttgtataacaagtataaatattagcacaaacaataatatattataatataattaaataattttaaattaaaaaagaaataaaatttaatcatataataatatattagatttttaatctATGTTTGTATCTATTATTAGTATTTGTGGCATTGCAGTCTCCTCTATATCTTTTTATCTGAACTTCAAGGATAATgttgaattaatattaagatttgAAATGTTATAGCTTATGGGCTTTGAGGGTGCGGGAACGTTCAATAGTTTTTGGGATGTTTTAACACCATTCACCTTTTCAATATGTCAAGGTAAATGAACCTATTGAGATCCTTGAAATCTACACCCCAAAATCCATtgaaatccaatttttttaactttaattttatataattttgtaggCTACAACATATAACCTTCCAAGTGGGGGTTCATCCAacaattttttgagtgttttcGCATCATCTACCCTATCATGACTCAAGGTAAATAATCTTTCTAAGAATCCTTGAAACATGTTCCCAAAATCATCTGAAATTCACGTTTTTCCAAAAATCCCAATTTCATGAGCCATGAGAGTGGGGGATTGcctaatagttttttttttttggtgttttttgCAACATCCACACTATCATAAATTAAGATAGATGACCTcattaaatatcttaaaaactTGCATCTAAAACCAATTGAAGTctacatttttttcaaaaatatttagttttgacattttttataGGCACGCCCCTGAGAGTGGAGAATACCCAAcaattttttggttatttttttggCATCATCTACCTTCTCATCAATCAAAGTGGATGAcctcattaaatattattgaaacaTATGTTTAAAGCCCACTAAAATCTATACTTTTCTAAAAATCTCTAGTTTTGACGATTTTTGTAGACTATAACATATGAGTTTCATATGTGAGAGAatgtctaataatttttaaggtgTTCTTTCACACTCTACACTCTCTCACAAGTCAAGTAGATACCCGAACTCAAGATCTACAAAACTTGTGCCTAAAACCCGTCGAAATCCAAGTTTCTCCCAAAAGCTCTCAATTTTGGCCATTTCTATGAGTTATAACACACAACCCTGAGGGTGATAAATGCTCAGTGGTTTTCGGGGGCAGATTACCTGTGCATTTTACGTATATTTGACTATTCAAAAGAGACTAACATTATCTCATACTAAGCCTAACCCGAGTCATCATTTTAGATTAGGATTGAAAGGTAAGTATTTATTTGAAGCATGAAGAGACAGAAGTCAGAAATACTGAAGTCAActttagaatataaatttaggGGGCCGGATTGCCAGAATTGAGCCTCTCGAACCCCTCAAATTCATTCAGTTGTGTACAACCAAATTCCCCAGGTCCCAGAACAAGTTGAAATTGTCTTATAATACGAAGCTTTTGCGTTCCAGCTAGCCACGCAGCAATAATATCAGCAATTGAGAAGAAACTAGAAAGACCAAAAGCCTTAATTGTCGGCAGATTTATCATACAAATTGTTGATTTTGACTGGATACCAAGTACACAAATATAGCCACCGACAATGAGCAAAAGAAACCactaattcatcaaaatatagAGTGCAACAAAATTACACATTAACATCCTCTTTAAAGGATTGGTCCAGATGTTTTTCCCATATGTAATtatcaatcatattaaataaaacaaatcttaaatttaataattaattcatattttttatatataaaatcttttttttattatttaaattatctttcgTTAAAacgaattttcatttttaacaaatataaataatgaaaagaaattagtgtctaatttataaaaaaatacatttaataaaattaatattattttactatctgatcatatatttttttaataaatgtatttattaataaattattataccaagtttatataataatatttttatatctaagAGAAACCTATCAGAATACTTTATTCCTAAGAGTGCTTTTGAGGTAACTCTTGATGGATTAACTCTAAACTACTTAACATTTTGAAGGCATTGCCCCTGCCTCTACCCTACCCTTAGCCCAGCCTGTTCACGGACGAGTGGAGCTTCCACCCATTGATTGAGCTATTTGTGTTGTATCTACATGCCTTATAGATGAAGTAATCACAATTCTAACATCTTCATTAAAGAGTGATCATATTAATTTCAGAGTtggtataatttgtttaatattttgacATCTAAAGAAAATTCATAAATGATCCTTAGTTCGACTGAAGAGCAATGTCGGTACCAGAGTTTTGTCCTATTTACTTACAAAAATACcttagtaataatatattataaatttcatgagagaaaaattaatattttataaaacttatcatatttaatcatatataactttgaatataaaaacattgataTCTTTAAAACATGTTAATGAAATCTAGTTTTCAATATTGTATATCTGAAATATTGTCATAtcataagataaaatttattatatatatctatataaagtCATCATTTCTCTTAAAAGATATATAATCatgaattgtttatatatatatatatatatatatatatatatatatatatatatatatatatatatatattatattgtatgatatatttattatatattatatattataaaatgagaCTAATAACAATGCTTTGACTTAATATTGGagcaaaaccctaaaaaagaaGTGGGAAACAGAAATATGTGGTGAAAGTTGAAGGTACAAGccaggaagaaaatggtgtgcTTGGTGGAATTTGAAAGCATGTGATTATGGGACCTAGCGCCTTCACATGCCCCCTCTCTGAATTGTATTGATTGAAGCCACTCCCATTGATTTCTGTGTTTTCAAATTCCATGTGATCAGATCATCacaactcaaactcaaaccaacCAAAGCGTCCCATTTATAATGATTTGCTTGCTGTTTGGTCAAAccctaatttcattaattactCCACATGCATTTACCTCTTTCAATTAATCAATCACTGTACTTTCCCTCCTCTTAATTACTTTCTAATTTTCCCCTCCACCAATAAATTGCATCTGCCCGTTGATTGCTGTTCCACCAAATCGAGGCTTCTTTTAGTTTAACTTGTAATCCGCGTTTAAATACGAGTTGATCAAATTAGTTTGAGCGAGGTTTAGTGGTTGGTTCAAACtgaatcaatatttaaaacatgattttaaaacttaaattaaatgattCAATCATCACctataagaaaaaatagaaatgatttgttgaaaaatcatttttaaggtttagattGGATTAAATTGGacaatttgaataattaaactaaataaaaaccTTGGTTTGTCTAGTTAGtagaagaaattaattttttattaaaaatttgttgttaaaatttgaatccaaatcttcatctataaatttttgaatatatatattatcaaattcagtttatttttatattaaaataattcatatcatatatttaataattaattatataaaattaatttaaatatcatttttaaacagTTAACTATTTTGATTGTCAATTAAATTAGACCACTCCTTTATCagtttgatattaatatgattttaaaaatattagtttaaagtttaaataattatttgaccAAATTGACTTGCAATAGAATTTGGCAAATTACATTGTGTTGTGGCTCAAACTTTGTTCGAATTAAATTCACTCTTAATTAGGATAAGGATAATCCTTATATTTTGATCTAAAAAACTACAAAAAGAAGGTAACTATACCCTTATAGGCCTTGCTATGCACCATATATGAGTAATCGTggacaaagagagagagagagagagggcaTGTTACGaagcaaaattatttttgaatttgtatgGCAGTGATGCATACACAAGTCTATTTGCATGATGGCATCAGCACTTAGCGAAGAACCCTAcgatatattttaatatataattgtatagaAATTGACCCCATATTACCAAccagtttttcaaataaatattgtCACATGTATCCTTTTTATTGACCAAAACTTATACGTTTAACATATTAAATCCATTACTTTAAAACTTGTAACGTGATACAAATTTAACATTTCTTCTATCTTTATTGATGGATACGTACGCATGTGTGTGGTTAAGATTTTCTTATTGATTAAACCTTTTGAAAGAGATACTATTATGAAGTATTATGCCGCAAAACTTCTTTCGGTTAAATATTCGGATTTGATATCTAAATAAGTGATCAGGGATTAACAAATAAGTGTTATATCAACTTAAAGGTCAagacaaaagagaaataatGTACAATCTCGTTCAGAagtaataataaagaaatattatccAATAATTTAGTGTATTATTAAGAGATTATTCACTTTGGACATACAATCTATCATGATTTTGTTTCTACGTTTTATAATCCAAAACACATATTGATAACGTAAAAAGTTTACAGATTATTTAACTAGTTTCATTTTAACATTCTCAAGCAATATATGAGATACGTATATAAACCTAATATTTATCCCGTTCTTTACTGATATGAAATTAATCTAAAGTGTCATAGGTTCTTAGTTTACCAATTGAACCACATtaaaaatctcttcttttgtttttgtctcttcatcttcttatattaaattatgaataatactatacgtaattattttaaatatataaattgatacatacttaaatatattatcatataattgtgtattactttattcttaattcagaatcatcaatcacataatgacatacatcaaatatttatatattatatactcgACCTAAATAAGtgtaactttattattaaattatataatagtagTTTAACGTGGTTCTACTTGGTAATAA belongs to Mangifera indica cultivar Alphonso chromosome 2, CATAS_Mindica_2.1, whole genome shotgun sequence and includes:
- the LOC123199199 gene encoding protein NRT1/ PTR FAMILY 4.6-like — translated: MEGLFSAKWLHITTRANQTNTFLGNDKKAINVAPSTFCTHSIAFSPKLVPSSSQIVEKSLQKMETNNGEDTLITKGKGGFRACMFIFALTSLENMGFVANMITMGYYFFSVMNFNSAGSANTLTNFMGSTFLLSLVGGFISDTLLTRFTTALIFGTIEILALVLVTIQAATNSLHADACGKTSCVKGGAAVMLYVSLCLLALGAGGSKAAVPPLGADQFNPNDPIEAKSLPTYFNWLMLSTTIGAAFGVTFIVYVSTKVAWYKGFLIAAVATFVAFIIFISGKPFYHLQPPGDSPIITVVQVIVVAFKNRKQSLPENPEELYEINEKERAAMEERLLHTNQFRWLDKAAIVSKDLKAAPWTVCTVTQVEEVKVLIRMLPILASTIIMNTCLAQLQTFSVQQGYLMDGHMGKFIVPPPSIPVIPILFMSFLLPIYEYALVPFARKITKHPSGITQLQRVGVGLVLSAISMAVAGVIEVKRRNQFFKNPFKPISLFWLSFQYGIFGIADMFTLVGLLEFFYKEAPAGMRSLSTAFTWLSLSFGYFLSSAFVSIINAVTKKVTPSKQGWLHGLNINENKLDLFYWFLAILSVLNFALYVVAASWYRYKPEDHSEHAHESILTGPPEELILTKQEEKKDEDGGEKAKGDHEEAATTENDKGEKAKGEHEEAATTENDKREKAKGDHEEAATTENDKGEKAKGDHEEAATTENDEGEKENADHEEAATTGNDKEKANN